From the genome of Desulfovibrio sp. JY:
ACGGAGAATCCCCGTCGCAGATAGCAAGGAGATCGCGTGATATGGCCGAAGTAACGCAGCTTATCCACCAGTACCTGCGCCACAACAAGAAGTTTCCCCTGGTCTTTTGCCCGGGCTGCGGCCACGGCATCGTGCTGGGGTCCCTCGTGCGCAGCGTCCATGCCCTGGGCCTGTCCAAGGACGAGGTGGTCATCGTGGCCGGCATCGGCTGCTCGGGCCGCATCGCCGCCTATGTGGACTTCAACACCGTCCACACCACCCACGGCCGGGCGCTGACCGTCGCCACGGGCATCAAGATGGCCAACCCGGCGCTGACCGTCATCGCGGTCATGGGCGACGGCGACGCCTTTTCCATCGGCGGCAACCACTTCATCCATGCCGCCCGGCGCAACATCGGCGTCACGGCGCTGGTGCTCAACAACTTCATTTACGGCATGACCGGCGGCCAGTGCTCGTCCACCACCCCCGAGGGCGCCTACACCCACACCAGCCCCATGGGCCAGCCCGAGGCCTCCTTCGACGTGGTCGAGCTGGCCAGGGCCGCCGGGGCCAGCGGCGTGGCCCGGGGCACGGTCTACCACGTCAAGGCCCTGGACGGACTTATCACCGCCGCGCTTGCCCAGCCGGGCTTCAATCTGGTCGAGGCGCTGACCCCGTGCTTCACCCAGTACGGCCGGGGTAACGGATTCAAGAACCCGGTGGCCATGTTCCAGTGGCTCAAGGAGCGGGCGGTGCCCCTCGAGGCCTACGAGAAGCTGGAGCAAAAAGACGGGCGCATCCCCATCGGGGTGTTCGTCAAGCGCGACGTGCCGGGCCTTGAGACGCGCTACGCCGCCATGTGCCGGGAGTTTCGGGAGAAAAAGGGAGGCGCGGCATGAACGGCGAGGATATGGTGCTGGCCCGCTACGAGATACGGCTGTCCGGGCTTGGCGGTCAGGGCATCCTGACCATGGGCAAGCTTTTGGGCCAGGGTCTGGCGCTTTACCACGGCTACCACGTGACCCAGACCCAGAGTTACGGCCCCGAGGCCCGGGGTGGGGCCAGCCGGTCCGACCTCGTGGTCAGTTCCGACCCCATCAGCTATCCCAAGACCGAATACCTGGACCTGCTCGTGGCGTTGTCCCAGGAGGCGGTCGGCATCTACTACCATTACCTCAAGCCCCGGGGCACGCTGCTTATCGATACGGGGCTGGTCAAGCAGACGCCGTCCAACGTGTTTTTGGGCCTGCCGTTTACGGCGCTGGCCCGGGACCATGTGGGCGTGCCCCAGTCCACCAACGTGGTGGCGCTTGGCGCGGTGACCTGGCTTTTGCCTTTCGCCAAGCCCGAGGCCATGCGCAAGAGCCTCAAGGCGGCGTTGCCCGAAAAGATCCGGGCCGCCAATCTCAAGGCCTTCAACCTCGGCTACAACGAAGCCAAGAAGCGCCTGGGCCAGCCCATCGCCGTGCTCGAGCCCGGCGCCGGCGACGGCCAGGACGAGGAACGCATGGACCTTTGCAACATCATGGCCGAGGACTAGGGCAAAGCATTTGGAAAAGATCGTGCGAGCGGGGAAACCCTTATAAAAAGGGTTCTCCCCTCTCGCGCTCTCCCTTTCCGAAACGTTTTTACGTTGCAACTCCGTGTGATCACTACCTTTTGGGTTGCGAAAGTTGGGAAAGCCCCTTGAGGGAAAATCTTCGCCCGATCAAGCAGTTCCCACCG
Proteins encoded in this window:
- a CDS encoding 2-oxoacid:ferredoxin oxidoreductase subunit beta; the protein is MAEVTQLIHQYLRHNKKFPLVFCPGCGHGIVLGSLVRSVHALGLSKDEVVIVAGIGCSGRIAAYVDFNTVHTTHGRALTVATGIKMANPALTVIAVMGDGDAFSIGGNHFIHAARRNIGVTALVLNNFIYGMTGGQCSSTTPEGAYTHTSPMGQPEASFDVVELARAAGASGVARGTVYHVKALDGLITAALAQPGFNLVEALTPCFTQYGRGNGFKNPVAMFQWLKERAVPLEAYEKLEQKDGRIPIGVFVKRDVPGLETRYAAMCREFREKKGGAA
- a CDS encoding 2-oxoacid:acceptor oxidoreductase family protein; protein product: MNGEDMVLARYEIRLSGLGGQGILTMGKLLGQGLALYHGYHVTQTQSYGPEARGGASRSDLVVSSDPISYPKTEYLDLLVALSQEAVGIYYHYLKPRGTLLIDTGLVKQTPSNVFLGLPFTALARDHVGVPQSTNVVALGAVTWLLPFAKPEAMRKSLKAALPEKIRAANLKAFNLGYNEAKKRLGQPIAVLEPGAGDGQDEERMDLCNIMAED